One Elusimicrobiaceae bacterium genomic window carries:
- a CDS encoding prepilin-type N-terminal cleavage/methylation domain-containing protein, whose translation MNNRKGFTLLELMAVVAIVAILSAMALGGYRKSIERAAFNEGKQVLHSLAAAADSHYYENRSFPSGLCNLEVTISGVLNNVSCTTQQTKNFTYAGILHTGTDYYLEASANTGSGATLRVYLEGNGPAKSDGSLKRDECRGNEDFCKSMGYSDCASSVCREKTMD comes from the coding sequence ATGAATAATAGAAAAGGATTTACTTTGTTGGAATTGATGGCTGTTGTTGCTATTGTCGCCATTTTGTCTGCCATGGCGTTGGGTGGATATCGCAAATCCATAGAACGGGCTGCTTTTAATGAAGGAAAGCAAGTGCTACATTCTTTGGCTGCTGCTGCTGATTCCCATTACTACGAAAATCGTTCTTTTCCGAGTGGTTTATGTAATTTGGAGGTAACGATTTCCGGTGTACTCAATAATGTTTCGTGTACAACCCAGCAAACTAAAAATTTCACTTATGCGGGCATTTTGCATACTGGTACGGATTATTATCTTGAGGCTAGCGCCAATACCGGAAGCGGAGCCACTTTGCGGGTATATCTGGAAGGTAATGGCCCTGCCAAATCGGATGGTTCACTAAAAAGGGATGAATGCCGTGGAAATGAAGACTTTTGCAAATCTATGGGATATTCAGACTGTGCGAGTTCCGTTTGTAGAGAGAAGACCATGGATTAG
- a CDS encoding FAD-binding protein, whose product MRTLQTDCLVIGAGIAGSVYAYQAARQGLRVVLLSCADWDTANSDLAQGGIVYEPNLDIEALLQDVRLATAGLCNEAAVRELSKAGCEAVEKIFLADLHTDFSRDKQGNLLYTREGAHTKNRIIYWKDTTGHSLLSSIHKALRNEKNVTVLENTSAVDLLTLSHSSTNIMDRYAPLTCFGAYVLDNVSGEVSAIEAKKTILATGGVGQVYRHTTNAAHAYGHGIAMAYRVGARVMNMEFMQFHPTVFAKGKSFLISEAVRGEGAVLRNVHGEAFMAAYHPLKDLAPRDIVARAIEEERLKTSHDCVYLDITHQPADFIKNRFPAIYQTCLNEGIDMTKQPVPVVPAAHYFCGGVYTTVQGRTNIVNLNAIGETACTGYHGANRLASTSLLEAVGSGYLCAAADALDIQKETFRLPSAKEWISQDKKPDLNLIKQDLATLKSTMWNYVGLVRSATHLRRAEQILRHLHHEIDIFYKGYALNQELLDLRNGTQTALLITYAALKNKRSIGCHFLSDV is encoded by the coding sequence ATGAGAACGCTTCAAACAGATTGTTTAGTAATTGGGGCCGGGATTGCCGGTTCCGTATATGCCTATCAGGCGGCCCGCCAAGGGTTACGGGTCGTTTTGCTCAGTTGTGCAGATTGGGATACCGCCAATAGCGATTTGGCGCAGGGTGGTATTGTATATGAGCCGAATTTAGACATAGAAGCGTTATTGCAAGATGTGCGTTTAGCCACCGCCGGTTTATGTAATGAAGCAGCCGTGCGCGAATTATCGAAAGCCGGTTGCGAAGCAGTAGAAAAGATTTTTCTAGCAGATCTCCATACGGATTTCTCTCGTGATAAGCAAGGCAATTTGCTCTACACGCGGGAAGGTGCCCATACCAAAAACCGCATTATTTATTGGAAAGATACCACGGGCCATTCTTTGCTTTCCTCTATTCATAAGGCTTTGCGAAACGAAAAGAATGTTACCGTTTTGGAAAATACTTCCGCAGTTGATTTATTGACGCTTTCCCACAGTTCTACCAACATTATGGATAGATATGCTCCGTTGACTTGTTTTGGGGCCTATGTGTTGGATAATGTTTCCGGTGAAGTGTCTGCTATTGAGGCAAAAAAGACAATTTTAGCTACGGGGGGAGTGGGACAAGTATATCGTCACACTACCAATGCGGCGCATGCGTATGGTCATGGTATTGCGATGGCCTACCGCGTAGGGGCACGTGTGATGAATATGGAATTTATGCAATTCCATCCTACTGTATTTGCCAAAGGTAAAAGTTTTCTCATTTCCGAGGCAGTACGCGGAGAGGGTGCCGTGTTGCGTAACGTGCACGGAGAGGCCTTTATGGCTGCTTATCATCCGCTAAAAGATTTGGCTCCGCGCGACATTGTGGCACGTGCCATAGAAGAGGAACGCTTGAAAACTTCCCACGATTGCGTCTATTTAGATATTACCCATCAACCAGCCGATTTTATTAAAAACCGTTTTCCTGCGATTTATCAAACCTGTCTAAATGAAGGAATTGATATGACCAAACAACCGGTACCGGTGGTGCCGGCCGCGCATTATTTTTGCGGGGGCGTTTATACTACCGTGCAGGGACGTACCAATATTGTTAATCTAAATGCTATCGGAGAAACAGCTTGCACGGGCTATCACGGAGCGAACCGTTTGGCCAGCACTTCTTTACTGGAAGCGGTAGGTTCCGGCTATTTGTGTGCGGCGGCCGATGCGTTGGATATTCAAAAGGAAACCTTCCGTTTGCCCTCTGCCAAAGAATGGATCAGCCAAGACAAAAAACCGGATTTGAATTTAATCAAACAAGATTTGGCCACCCTGAAAAGTACGATGTGGAATTATGTGGGGCTTGTGCGCAGTGCCACGCATTTACGCCGAGCAGAACAAATTTTGCGGCATTTACATCATGAAATTGATATTTTTTACAAAGGGTATGCCCTCAATCAAGAATTGTTGGACCTGCGCAACGGTACGCAAACAGCTCTCTTAATCACCTATGCTGCGTTGAAAAATAAACGTAGTATCGGTTGTCATTTCTTAAGTGATGTATAG
- a CDS encoding glycosyltransferase family 4 protein, with protein sequence MAKVKILYIITALDQGGAQNSVLTTLKRLDRREFEPYLAAGAGGRLDGKTKREFKNLYFISALKHDVRPRYALHDLWAVWQMGRLMRKIKPDIVHTNAPKAGILGRLAARIFWRKAKVVHTFHGLGFAKEHGEKHFSFFVKTEKFCSAMTDVLVFVSRKNAAEAAALGIGKGVRSEIIRAGIDFTRKLPANFDPIAKKASLKIPATGRVVLAIANFKPLKNPIHFVLAAYKVLSKNKNVYCIYTGDGPLKETATNLAQHLGIEKQLFFPGWRGDTDELLAISDVYASTSLREGVPMSILEAQAHQVPAVCYDVDGISEVVTNNRTGFLVKRNDITALAEKITALLRNNGLRERFKQNIARRDFGEFTVPVMIRRQEQLYRSLLPKKQGVRKPFYKRHKKYTKRKFNSTGEK encoded by the coding sequence ATGGCTAAAGTAAAAATTTTATATATCATTACTGCCCTTGACCAAGGAGGGGCCCAAAATAGCGTCTTAACAACATTGAAACGTTTGGACCGCCGGGAGTTTGAGCCGTATTTGGCGGCTGGGGCCGGGGGACGTTTAGACGGAAAAACGAAACGGGAATTTAAGAATTTATACTTTATTTCTGCCCTTAAACATGATGTCCGTCCGCGCTATGCTTTGCATGACTTATGGGCCGTGTGGCAAATGGGCCGTTTGATGCGCAAAATCAAACCGGATATTGTGCATACCAATGCTCCTAAAGCCGGTATTTTAGGGCGTTTGGCTGCGCGTATTTTTTGGCGTAAAGCGAAAGTGGTGCATACCTTTCATGGGTTAGGTTTTGCCAAAGAACATGGAGAAAAACATTTTTCATTTTTTGTGAAAACAGAAAAATTTTGTTCTGCCATGACGGATGTGTTGGTGTTCGTTTCCAGAAAAAATGCTGCCGAAGCGGCCGCTTTGGGTATTGGCAAAGGCGTACGGAGTGAAATTATTCGCGCCGGTATTGATTTTACGCGCAAATTACCGGCTAACTTTGATCCTATTGCCAAGAAAGCCTCTCTTAAAATTCCGGCTACCGGACGAGTAGTATTAGCAATTGCTAATTTCAAACCACTTAAAAATCCGATTCATTTTGTATTAGCGGCCTATAAGGTGCTGAGTAAAAATAAAAATGTATATTGCATTTACACGGGAGACGGCCCTCTGAAAGAAACCGCTACTAATTTAGCTCAGCACTTGGGTATTGAAAAACAATTATTTTTTCCGGGATGGCGGGGCGATACCGATGAGTTATTGGCTATCAGCGATGTATATGCCAGCACTTCTTTGCGCGAAGGAGTACCTATGTCCATTTTGGAAGCGCAGGCTCATCAAGTACCGGCTGTCTGTTATGACGTAGACGGCATTAGCGAGGTGGTCACAAATAACCGCACCGGTTTCTTGGTAAAGCGCAATGATATTACCGCTTTAGCTGAAAAAATCACTGCTTTGCTGCGCAACAACGGTCTACGTGAACGCTTTAAGCAAAACATTGCTCGGCGTGATTTTGGCGAATTTACAGTGCCGGTGATGATTCGTCGGCAGGAGCAGTTATACCGTTCCTTGTTACCTAAAAAACAGGGCGTGCGTAAACCTTTTTATAAACGGCATAAGAAATATACCAAACGCAAATTTAACTCCACGGGGGAAAAGTAA
- a CDS encoding FAD-binding protein: MDYAINELEQKTLNATRELAQKKMKPLRAEMDRKEQFSKEMYEEFRKAGMFGLWLPKQYGGLGGGITCLAMAFEEFSRVCAGLALTPGTSALGAIPMFLAATPEQRERWCYDLASGKKLWAFALTEPEAGSDATALKTTAIKDGDFYVVNGTKHFISTGKEADFYTVAVNTNPSRGARGISLLVIEKGMPGFTFGKKEEKMGIRTNPTYELIFENVRVPKENLLGSEGRGLLYVQETLDYSRPGVAAQAVGIAQGALDETIPYLRTRKQFGQPIITFQALAHKVAELAAKTEAGRALVYSLTHRMDEELLPAVKAALENGTTVHDELKKIKGGRWTKYSAMAKLFCANTAMEVADECVTLCGGVAYMRDFPLEKYMRDAKVTQIYEGTVHIQKNEIATALMKEYATATAATNPPAQTIPLEELLRGYCKKYASSDKHKDSLADLSQAEVIVAGGRGVGKKEGFELLQKLADRLGGLVAGTRPPADNGWIDTGNQIGITGKTVKPKLYIACGISGQQHHMAGVKADVIVAINKDPNAPIMKTANYAVEGDLYEVIPTLLGKLN, translated from the coding sequence ATGGATTATGCAATCAATGAACTGGAGCAGAAAACATTAAATGCTACCCGCGAACTGGCGCAGAAAAAAATGAAACCTTTGCGCGCAGAAATGGACCGAAAAGAGCAATTTTCTAAAGAAATGTATGAAGAATTCCGCAAAGCCGGTATGTTTGGATTATGGTTGCCGAAACAATACGGAGGATTAGGCGGGGGGATTACTTGCCTGGCAATGGCTTTTGAAGAGTTTTCTCGGGTTTGTGCAGGGTTAGCGTTGACACCGGGCACTTCTGCTTTGGGGGCTATTCCCATGTTTTTGGCAGCTACGCCGGAGCAACGAGAGCGTTGGTGTTATGATTTGGCCAGCGGTAAAAAATTATGGGCTTTTGCCTTGACAGAGCCGGAAGCCGGTTCCGATGCTACTGCGCTTAAAACAACCGCTATAAAAGACGGTGATTTTTATGTAGTCAACGGAACGAAACACTTTATTTCCACCGGAAAAGAAGCTGATTTTTATACGGTGGCCGTTAATACAAATCCATCTCGCGGGGCGAGGGGTATTTCTTTATTAGTCATAGAGAAAGGAATGCCGGGTTTTACTTTTGGAAAGAAAGAAGAAAAAATGGGAATCCGTACCAATCCCACCTATGAGCTGATTTTTGAAAATGTGCGTGTACCTAAAGAAAATTTATTAGGCAGTGAGGGACGTGGGTTATTATACGTGCAAGAAACCTTAGACTATTCTCGTCCGGGGGTGGCAGCTCAAGCGGTAGGCATTGCGCAAGGAGCGTTGGATGAAACGATTCCTTACCTGCGTACCCGCAAACAATTTGGACAACCCATTATTACTTTTCAAGCATTGGCGCACAAAGTGGCAGAGCTGGCTGCTAAGACGGAAGCCGGCCGTGCCTTGGTATATAGTTTAACGCATCGTATGGATGAGGAGTTGTTGCCTGCGGTCAAAGCAGCTCTGGAAAACGGTACCACTGTGCATGACGAATTAAAGAAGATAAAAGGTGGCCGTTGGACCAAATACAGTGCGATGGCCAAACTATTTTGTGCCAATACAGCTATGGAAGTGGCTGATGAGTGTGTCACGTTGTGCGGCGGTGTAGCGTATATGCGAGATTTCCCGTTAGAGAAATATATGCGTGATGCTAAAGTTACCCAAATTTACGAAGGAACGGTACATATTCAGAAAAATGAAATTGCCACCGCCTTAATGAAAGAATATGCTACTGCTACTGCGGCTACTAATCCTCCGGCTCAAACCATTCCGTTAGAAGAGTTGTTGCGGGGCTACTGCAAAAAATATGCCTCGTCCGATAAACACAAAGACAGCCTAGCAGATCTCTCGCAGGCGGAAGTGATTGTGGCAGGCGGTCGCGGTGTGGGTAAGAAAGAAGGTTTTGAATTATTACAAAAATTGGCGGATCGTTTAGGCGGCCTAGTGGCAGGTACCCGCCCGCCCGCAGACAATGGTTGGATTGACACCGGTAACCAAATCGGTATTACGGGAAAAACAGTTAAACCAAAACTCTATATCGCGTGTGGAATTTCCGGCCAACAGCATCATATGGCGGGTGTTAAAGCAGACGTGATAGTAGCTATCAATAAAGATCCCAATGCCCCTATTATGAAAACGGCTAATTATGCGGTAGAGGGAGATTTATATGAGGTAATTCCCACCCTGCTAGGGAAACTGAATTGA
- the gpmA gene encoding 2,3-diphosphoglycerate-dependent phosphoglycerate mutase — MKKIILLRHGQSTWNLENRFTGWTDVPLTPQGQQEATKAGLLLKEQNILLDGAFTSYLTRAIDTLYLTLQALEQPWIPVEKSWRLNEKHYGALQGLNKKQTAQKYGEKQVQLWRRSYDIPAPPLTADDPRSPYADPRYLSVSRSELPLTESLKTCTKRLLPYWQWVVWPRLHTADNLLISAHGNSLRSIVKYLKNLSDEEIVSLNLPTGIPYIFELTDHGKVLKDYFLGNPDEIAQKIQEVAAQSNTCK; from the coding sequence ATGAAAAAAATTATTTTACTGCGCCATGGACAAAGCACGTGGAATCTGGAAAATCGTTTTACAGGATGGACGGATGTTCCGCTGACTCCACAAGGCCAACAAGAGGCCACTAAGGCTGGGTTATTACTCAAAGAACAAAATATCCTGTTAGACGGTGCTTTTACCTCTTATTTAACCCGTGCTATAGATACCTTGTATCTCACTTTACAAGCATTGGAACAACCGTGGATTCCCGTAGAAAAATCATGGCGATTAAATGAAAAGCATTACGGAGCCTTGCAAGGTCTTAACAAAAAGCAAACCGCTCAAAAATACGGAGAAAAACAAGTGCAATTATGGCGGCGCAGTTACGATATCCCGGCTCCTCCTTTAACCGCCGATGACCCTCGCTCTCCTTACGCAGATCCGCGCTACCTATCGGTTTCTCGTTCTGAATTACCGTTAACGGAATCTCTAAAAACATGCACCAAACGCCTGCTACCCTATTGGCAATGGGTCGTTTGGCCGCGTCTGCACACGGCTGATAATTTATTAATTAGTGCTCATGGAAATAGCTTACGAAGCATCGTAAAGTATCTCAAAAATCTCTCCGATGAAGAGATTGTATCTCTCAATTTACCGACAGGCATCCCCTATATTTTTGAATTGACTGACCACGGAAAAGTACTGAAAGATTATTTTTTAGGCAATCCGGATGAGATCGCTCAAAAAATACAAGAAGTCGCCGCTCAAAGCAATACCTGCAAATAA
- a CDS encoding HU family DNA-binding protein, with translation MNKDDVVRHLTRHVLDKKQAKISVDKVFEIIKHGLKRDGKVVISNFGTFHLKTARPVTRHNPKTFEKVQVGEKKKVRFKASPNLLKK, from the coding sequence ATGAATAAAGATGATGTAGTGCGCCATTTAACCCGCCACGTGTTAGATAAAAAACAAGCCAAGATTTCCGTAGATAAAGTATTTGAAATCATTAAACACGGTTTGAAACGTGACGGTAAGGTAGTTATCAGCAACTTCGGAACTTTTCATTTGAAAACAGCCCGCCCTGTTACGCGCCATAACCCCAAAACCTTTGAAAAAGTACAAGTGGGTGAAAAGAAAAAAGTCCGTTTCAAAGCCTCCCCCAATTTATTGAAGAAATAA
- a CDS encoding NAD(P)-dependent glycerol-3-phosphate dehydrogenase — MNIQNVTVFGAGIWGSVIAQHVAKRGYQVRLWEYNEQLLNVLRTMGRHPNIPNFKIHDNIRLTGNVAEALQNTDLIIFVISSKAIRNFCREQLKPLLNGKVIPVVSASKGIEDKSFKTICEIIEEEVPQLKDHVLAFSGPSFALEVAQNVPTKIMLAGANSELVKHIATVFDADPIIMVPATDRRGVEYGGAIKNVLAIGAGVIDGIGDGANAKAALITQALQEMAAVLVSQGGQAETVYSLAGFGDAILTCMSAISRNRRLGEKLGAGLSLEEAKKEVGTIAEGVNSVQSVYDIARKNNLNTPIINAIWQIVCQGAQPHVLLHAMGFIHRGNK, encoded by the coding sequence ATGAATATACAAAACGTAACGGTTTTTGGAGCAGGGATTTGGGGTAGCGTGATTGCTCAACACGTCGCTAAACGCGGCTATCAGGTGCGTTTATGGGAATATAATGAGCAATTACTCAATGTGTTACGCACCATGGGGCGTCATCCAAATATCCCTAACTTCAAAATACACGACAATATCCGTCTGACCGGTAATGTTGCAGAAGCGTTGCAAAATACAGATTTGATTATTTTCGTTATTTCTTCCAAAGCTATTCGCAATTTTTGCCGAGAACAATTAAAACCGCTCTTAAACGGAAAAGTAATTCCCGTAGTCAGTGCCTCCAAAGGCATTGAAGATAAATCTTTCAAAACGATTTGTGAAATTATTGAAGAAGAAGTCCCGCAACTCAAAGATCATGTACTGGCTTTCAGCGGGCCGAGTTTTGCGTTGGAAGTAGCGCAAAATGTACCCACAAAAATTATGCTCGCCGGAGCTAATAGTGAGCTGGTTAAACACATTGCCACTGTTTTTGATGCCGATCCCATTATCATGGTGCCGGCTACAGACCGCCGCGGCGTAGAATACGGCGGAGCTATTAAAAATGTCTTAGCCATCGGTGCCGGTGTAATTGACGGAATCGGAGATGGGGCCAATGCAAAAGCTGCTCTAATCACCCAAGCTTTGCAAGAAATGGCCGCCGTACTGGTCAGCCAAGGCGGACAAGCCGAAACCGTGTACAGTTTAGCCGGCTTTGGAGATGCCATTTTAACATGTATGTCTGCCATTTCCCGCAACCGCCGTTTAGGTGAAAAACTGGGGGCAGGCCTCTCTTTGGAAGAAGCGAAAAAAGAAGTAGGCACTATTGCCGAAGGGGTCAACTCCGTACAAAGTGTCTACGATATCGCTCGCAAAAACAACTTAAACACCCCCATCATTAATGCCATTTGGCAAATTGTTTGCCAAGGGGCTCAACCCCATGTACTCTTGCATGCAATGGGTTTTATTCACCGCGGTAACAAATAA